From the Paraflavitalea soli genome, the window ATAAGTTTTCCAGAGGTAATCATAAGCTTCCTGCGGGGTGGCTTCCTGGTTGAGCCTATTGATGGCTTCGCCGGTGAAGTCGCGGTACATCCAGAACTGTCGCCAGTGGAGGGGCAGGTCGCTGTAAATGGCAGCAGCGATCTTAGAAGCCACGGCCAGCCGGTTGGCATAGAACCTGGTTTTGGCAAAAGCAGGGTGATGGAGGACCTTCTCGCGGGTAAGGCGGCTTTTCTTGCGTACGAAGTAGCGGCCCTCCATCTTGTAGAAGGTGAGGTCGTCCCAGGTACACTCGAAAAATAAAGGTCCCAATACTTCGGCCATAGCAGTGATGATTTGAATAATTAAATTTACTGATGATTTGTTGATTTTGGGATAAGGGTGACCGAAATGACTATAATGACCAATAATGACCAAAATGACAATAATGACCGGAATGACAATATTGACCGGAATGACTAAGGGGTAGGAGAACAAGGTATTAGCTATAAGGTGCCAGGTATTAGCAGTACATAATTGATTATTAATTACTTATTATTGGCTTGAGGGTGATTGAGAGGTTGGAATGGTGTCAATGTTTATGAAAATGCGCCTTTACTATGGATGTAGTACGGAAGGAACAGGGATCAAAGTGGGAAGGTCGCGTTGGGAGGCATGGAAGAAAGCGAGTCCTGATAGTTATCAGGATGAAATAGTGCTAAAAACTATATCCTACCCTAAATTTCAGGGCCTGTGCTTTGGGCACCTGCTGGTAGCTGAGGATATCCCACAGCAACTGAACTTTTGTTTTCTTGAATGCTTTGCTCTTGAGAGAGATGATCTTGCTGATACCTACCAGGCCACTTTGCTGCCATTCCTCAGCACGTTGCTGATCCTGGGGAGTTAGTGTTTGGGTATAGGATAGTGGCTGGTAATTGTATTCAAACCCGCCGGAGGCAAAGAAGCTGCCTTTGAGTTTTACATCGAGGAAGGAACGCAGGCCTGCGCCCTGGCTGCTGATATTGATGTTGCGGATGTCTTTGCCCCACCCTACCTTATAGCTGCCGCCCAGGCCAATGATGCTTTTATCGCTGAGCTTATAACCAACGGAGAGCCCGAGATCGGAAGTAGTGGGAAAGAAATTACTGGATTTCTGTGTCTGCAGGTTGGTGCCATATTCCAGCCTTTTCCAGAATGATTTTGTTTTCTGGTTATTGGGTTTGAAATCGGGCATATCCATATCAGCGCCGCCGCCACCCAGTTTATTGATCTTGTCTTTGAGGGTATTTAACTGGGCTTGCGCAGCCTGGAGGTTTTGTTGCAGCATCTGTTGCGCATTGGGGCCTGCGGAAGCCAATTGGTTTTGCATAAGCTGCTGTACCTGGCTACGGGTTTGCAAACCAGCCAGGCTTTGGTTGGTGCCATAACCGGCAGGCACGGCAAACAATCCAGCCAGCTCAGAATGCTGTTGCATGAAAGATTGGAAAGCGGGCAGTTTATTGAGCAGGGACAAAGATTTTGTCAATAGTTTGTCAGGATCGTTCAGCATGTCCTTGTATTCCTGTACCTGCTGGGAGTAATAAAAAAGTTCTTTATTGAAAGCCTGGTATTCTTTGGTGAGGCCTTTGGGAAGTGTGGTATACCGGCTAAGGGTGGCTTTGATCTGTTCTTTGCGCTGCCTGATAAAAGCCTTGACCTGCTCACTTTGCTGTAGCTTGCCTTGTAATTGATTTACCTGTTGCAGGGAACCAGTGATCTTTTTGGCTTCTTCGGAATTGAGGAGGCCGCTGTTTTGCTGCAGAAATGCAAGGGATGTTTTCAATGAGTCTACGTAGGGCATGTATTGGCCACCTACACGTCCGGTGATGGCGGTGGGGCTCTTAAGTTGTTCGGAAAGTTTGGCGTATTGTTCAGCACTGCCATCAAAGAGTTGTTTGGCGGCAGTGGAATCGGTCTTCATTAATTTCTTTCTGAGTTTCTCTTCTTTCCTGGCGAGCCGCTGGAGGTATTTTTCGGTTTGCCGGGTAAGCTGTTCTTCGAGCTTATCGGTCTTTTTTTGAATTCGCTCATTAAAGCGGGCAGGAAAATTAAGGATCTTATCAGTGAAGGAAGCAGGTTCCTGGGCTGCTGCTTGTTGCAGGCAGACAAGATTCAGAAGCAATATAAATAGCCAGGGCTTTTTCACAGACAGAAGGTTTGGGTTCCGGTGATCAGTTCGGTGGCATTGATCACAGTATTTGGTTAAGCAAAAAAAGATTCCGAACTGCCCGCCCGCCAGGGGCAAAATTGGCGTTTTCGTTGTTGTGAAGTAAGGACTAAATTTTCAAACGGCAAAGGACAAACCAATAAGTGCGCAGTTTGGGTGTATAAGTGTGCAGATTTGGCCGGTAAGTGTGCGGCGAAAAAGCTGCGAGCAACAAGCTGTGAGCCGTTTGCTTCGAACTGCTTTTGGGTAGCAGAACGGCGTAAAAATCGGAAAGGTGAAGGACGTTTGTCACTTCACCTTTCTACAACGGGAAATATCACCCGCCTGCTTGAAGTAGTACTCGGACTACATTTACTATTTGAATACTGTTAAGTTACGATTTAAAAACACCCTGTTCCAAATTCCGGAAGGGTTACTTATGCACAATGCACTTAAAGGTGCATCTTTTCTTTTTTGGCCAGAAGCTCATCGACGGTTTCCTGGTACATTTCATCGGGTACGCAGCAATCCACCGGACAAACGGCGGCACACTGGGGTTCTTCGTGAAAACCCTGGCATTCAGTGCATTTGTTGGGAGTGATATAGTACATATCGACGCTAATGGGTGCAAAACGCTGGTCTGCATCCACTACGCTCCCATCGAGAAGGGTAAAAGGGCCTTTTACATTGGTACCATCGGTAATAGCCCATTCAACACCTCCTTCATAGATAGCATTATTGGGGCATTCTGGTTCGCAGGCGCCGCAATTGATACATTCTTCTGTTATTTTAATAGACATATATTGCTTGAATTTTAATGGATCGAATACAGTTATTTTGCACGACAAATATAAGCTGTAATGAATTTACAACAACGTATAGATTTACTGAAGCGGTTGGGCGAATATATTTTATCTACTGATAATCAATGGGCAGCGGCCAAGGAAAAGGCTTTTCGTGAAAATGGCTGGTTTACGCCTGCCTTTATAGAATTGTCGGCCAATAGCATTGCCAATGCTTATTTAAACCCGGCTGCCTTATTGGCCTGGGCGACACAATACGGTATTCCGGCGGAGAATGCGCATCCTAAAAACGTAGGCATTGTAATGGCGGGCAATATACCGCTGGTGGGTTTTCACGACTTCCTGAGTGTATTCCTGAGTGGGCACCGGCAAACGATCAAACCTTCGTCGAAGGACGAAGTACTGATACGGCACCTGGTGGAGCAATTGCATGGCTGGGAGCCTGCTACGCAGGCACTGATCGGACTGCAGCCGATGTTGAAAGGGTGTGATGCCTATATTGCCACGGGCAGTAATAATTCGGCCCGTTATTTTGACTATTACTTTGCGAAATTTCCGCATATTATCCGGCGCAACCGTACTTCGGTAGCGATCCTGGATGGGAATGAAACGGTGGAAGAGCTGGCCTTGCTGGCGGATGATGTATACCAGTATTTTGGGTTGGGCTGCCGGAATGTGACGCAATTGTATGTACCGCAGGACTACGATTTTGTACCCCTATTGGAAACGTTCAGGAAATACACTGAGCTGGCTGATCACCACAAGTACAAGAACAATTATGATTACCAGCTGGCTATCCTGATCCTGAATAAGCAATATTATATGACGAACGGGAGTATTATCCTGCACGAGAACGGATCGCCTTTCTCCCCCATCAGCCAGTTGCATTACACATTTTACAAGGATGAGCAGGCTACGGCGGCTTCTTTACTGGAAAACGCCGATATTCAATGTGTGGTGGGCAAAAAATGGCTTCCTTTTGGCCAGGCGCAACAACCCGGACTAACGGACTATGCTGACGGTGTGGATACGATGGAATTTTTGATGTCGCTGTAAATCTATCATCCGGAAGCCAAAAAGCCGGAAGCCGGCATGAGGAAAGAATGGCAGGCGGGAAGACGGAAAGTCGGAAAAAGCGGAAGCCCGGAAAGTCAAAAAGTCGGGAAGATGAGGGGGCAAGAAAAGGTTTGACTTTTGTGATCATCGTGCAGTTTTGGATCACCTAACTGGTTGAATTTCCGAGTTTATGTTTTAAATTTGTATCACCAAGTACGAAGACTTTAGTAAATTAATTGTTAAACCGGACCCCCGGTATGATCCTTATAGGTTTTGTGGTGTTAATTTGTTGTGACCGGGCATGTAATTTGAATTTGTATTTTTTCACCAGCAAAAAATAAAATCACACAGTATATGAAGTTTAAACAGATAGCAGCTATTGTGTTGTTGAGTGCTGCGACAACGTTTGCTACGATGTGGGGCTACCAACGGTATGCAAAACAGGACACCTATGTTTACCAGAATGACAATAATGACAGCGGTAAGATCCCGGCCAATTATGCGGATTTTAAAGGATTGACGAATGCGCCGGCAGACTTTGTGCCAGCGGCCAATGCGGCGATACCGGCCACGGTGCATATTAAAACAAAAGCTACGCGTACGGCCAGCAATAACCTGCCGCGCAGGAGCCCATTCGGCGACCTGTTTGACATGGACCTGGATGATGTATTTGGTGATCGTATGCGGTCTGTTCCTCAAATGGCCTCCGGCTCGGGTGCTATCATCAGCGAGGATGGCTACATTGTTACGAACAATCACGTGGTAGAGGGCGCCGATGAGATCAATGTGACGCTGAACAATAAAAAATCTTTCAAAGCCAAACTGGTAGCTGCTGATCCCAGCAGTGACCTGGCTGTAATCAAAGTAGAAGCGAAAGGTCTTCCTTTCCTGATCTATGGCAACTCTGACGAAGTAAAAGTAGGACAGTGGGTATTGGCTGTAGGTTATCCTTTAACGCTGGAGACTACGGTTACAGCGGGTATCGTGAGCGCCAAAGGCAGAACGCTGGACATCAACAGCCGTCAGAGCCGTACACCGGTAGAATCCTTTATTCAAACGGATGCTGCGGTAAACCCCGGTAATAGTGGTGGTCCGCTGATCAACACAGACGGCAAGCTGATCGGTATCAACTCGGCCATTGCTTCTCCCACAGGGGCCTATGCGGGTTATTCCTTTACGATCCCGGTGAATATTGTTAAGAAAATAGTAGCGGACCTGATGAAGCATGGTACGGTACAAAGGGCTTACCTGGGTATTGAATATCCCCGTGAGAACCTGAGTGATGAAGTGAAAGAACAGAACGGCATCAAAGAAGGAGAAGGTGTATATGTATTGAATGCACGTACTGAAGGCGCAGCGGCTGCTGCCGGTATCAAGAAAGGTGATATCATTACCAAGATCAATGGTGTACCGGTCGTAAGCGGTGCTGATATGGTAGGACAGATCGCTACTTACCGTCCCGGCGATAAAGTAAATATTTCCTATAAACGTGATGGCAAGGAGCAGACCACTGCTGTAACGCTGCGCAATGCAACCGGCTCTACGGACATTGTACGTACTTCCGTATTGGACAAACTGGGTGCAGAACTGGAAACGCTGAGCAAGGAAGATGCGAAAAGCCTGGGTGTAGCCGGCGGCGTGGTGATCAAAGGCATCAGTGGTAAAGGAGCCCTGAGCAAGGTGCGTGTACAGGAAGGATATGTGATCGTAAAAGCGGACGGCAAGGAAGTGAAAACGGTTGATGAATTCCGCAAGGTACTGGAAAGTGCAGGTAGCAGTGTAAAAGTGGAAGGGATGTATCCTGGTTATGAGGGTATATATCCGATTGTGATCCCGATGAACAACGCGAATTAAGCTTTCATCATAATAAAGGTGCGGCGGGGCTCTCAAAAGGAGCCCCGCCGCTTTATTGGCAAAAGGGTGAGCCGCCTTTGAGAAGGCGACCCACCCTTTTGCTTTTACCCTTCGACAAGCTCCTTTAGATCAGGGTGAGCCGCCCTTAGAGGGCGACCCACCCTTCGACAAGCTCAGGGTGACAGGTTTAGTCTATTGATCGGTCAAAACGAGGTAATCCCAGGCTTTGAGGTCGATGGTAGATTGTGGAGTAATGGTAAAGAGACTATTATCAAAGATGTTGGTAAAGGAGCCCTGCACCTGACCATCCGGTAACTGGATGGAGGCGGGCTGCGGGGAGAGATTCAATAATACGAGCAATTGCCTGTTCTCATACCGCCGCAGGAAAACGAATATCCGTTCGTTTTGAGTAGTTGCCAACCGGATGGGTTGTGTGGCGCTGGCGGTATTGATAGCAGGATGTTGTTTGCGCAGCCGATTGAGTACTTTATAAAAATCGTGGAGCTGGTTGCGGCCTGTCCACTCAATAGGGTCTTTATCGAAAAACTTCAGGCGCTTGAGGTTAGGCAATTCCTGTCCGCTGTACATCAACGGGATGCCGAACCAGGTAGCATTGAAAACGGCCAGGGGCCTGGCAGCGCCATCGTACTTCTCATACTCGGTGCCATTCCAGCTGTTTTCGTCGTGATTGGCGGTAAAGAATAAAGGACAGGTGCCGGTGGGAAACTCCTGCAGGTACATTTGCAGGAGATCATCCAGGCTCTGGAGGCTTACCTGGCCTTTGCTGAACTTTTCGGTTTGGTGCATCCAGCGCCAGGCATAGCAGGTGTCAAATACATCGAGGTAGAGCAGGTCTTCTGTTTCGGCGAGCCAGAATAAGGGTTTTATGGGATCGAGGGCAGTGCGCGCCTGCCGCCAGAAATCCAGGGGCACGAGGTGGGCCATATCGCAACGGAAGCCATCTATATTGCATTCCCTGATCCAGAAATCCATATCGGCGATCATTGCCTGCCGCATGGGTTGATCGTAATAATTCAAGTCGATCACATCATCCCAGCCATGGGTATCATAGAACTTACCGTCGATGTCTTTTTTATAATATTCGGGATGGGTGCTGGTCCAAATATGATCAAGGCCAGTATGGTTGGCCACCCAGTCAATGATGACCTTCATGCCGGCAGCATGGGCCTGCTGTACGAGGTTTTTGAAATCGGCTACGGTACCGAATTCGGGATTGGTGGTGCCATAATCGGAACAGGCATAATAGCTGCCCATCGTGCCTTTGCGGCCGGCCTTGCTGATGGGGGTAATGGGCATGAACCAAAGGACCTCTACGCCCATATCGGCCAGCCTGGGAAGGTGCTGAGCAAAGGCTGCAAAAGTTCCTTCCGGGGTATATTGACGGATGTTGACTTCATAAATATTGGTATCAGTGCTCCAGGCTACAGGTGTAAAGCGTCTCAGCATAAAATCATTATAGGTTGGAAACGATACGAATATATAGCTTCTGCCGGTATATGGCGCATTCGACGGCAACTTTGTACCTTTGCAGGGATGAAAACATTCAACGTCCCCATCATCTATCGCAGCCCGCTGATCAATGCTATTAAAAATAAACGGAAGGCAGGGGATAAGATGAAAAAAGATTTCACCCCTACGCTGTTGGACCTGGGCGCTTTGCATATTTACCTGGCGCGCCATTTTGGGTTTTGCTATGGGGTGGAGAATGCTATTGAAATATCTTTCCGTACGATCGAAGAAAATCCAGGCAAACGTATCTTCCTGTTGAGTGAAATGATCCACAATCCACAAGTGAATGCCGATCTGCAGGCAAGAGGAGTACAGTTCTTACAGGACACGTATGGTAAGCAATTGATCGCTTTTGAAGAACTGAGACCAGATGATGTGGTGATCATCCCGGCCTTTGGCACTACGCTGGAGATTGAAGAAAAGCTTAACAACTTGGGCATTCCCACTGAAAAATACAATACGACCTGTCCATTTGTGGAGAAGGTATGGAACCGCAGTGACCAAATAGCGAAGAAAGGCTATACGATCGTGATCCATGGTAAACCGAAACATGAAGAAACGAGGGCGACTTTTTCGCATGCTGCCCAAAATGCGCCTTCTGTGATCGTGAATGATATGCAGGAAACGCTTTTACTGGGACAATACATTACAGGAGAGAAGGAAGCAGCTGGCTTTTATACTGAATTTGCCGGCCGGTATTCAGTGGGCTTTGATGTAACGAAAGACCTGCAACGGATCGGAGTAGTGAACCAGACAACGCAACTGGCTACGGACACGCAGGCGATCGCAGATTATCTCAAGCAAACAATGCGGCAGCATTATGCGCTGACAGATGCCAATATTGGGGACCGGTTTGCAGATACGCGGGATACGTTGTGCTATGCCACGAATGATAACCAAACGGCCATTACGCATATGTTGCACACAGCCGCCGACCTGGCGATCGTAGTAGGTGGTTATAACTCTTCCAATACGACACACCTGGTAGAACTGTGTGAAGAAAAACTGCCTACGTATTTTATCAACTCAGAAGAAAAGCTGCTCTCCGGCAAGGATATCCTGCATTACAATTACCACACTAAACAAGAAATAGTGTCTAACGATTATCTCCGGGCACAGGAGCCTGTGCGCATACTCATCACCAGCGGAGCATCCTGCCCGGATGCATTGGTGGAGGGAGTGATACGGAGGTTGGCATCCTTTTATGGAGTGGAAAATACAGTGGATGAGCTCGCAGCCAGGTTTGAAGGGAATGCGTGAAGAAGCCCCGAGCTGTGAGCCGTTTGCTATTAGATTAAGCCATTTTCAGTTCTTTACCCAGCTGCCATTTTTTAGAGAGTTGTTGAATTGTTTTTTTATAGGCTTCCAGGCCGGCTTGCTCTTGTTTGATAAAGGTATTATCAGATAGTTTTCCCACCACTTTATTCATAGCTGCTGTGGTTTCGTAGACCATTTTACGGAAAGGATTGTTGTAATCCTTCGCACGTGAATCGTAGATACCTTTTACCATCCATTCTTTGGTACTGATGCTTTGCTGCAAGAGTTGTTGCAGGATGGGGCCCGTTGCCTTTTTGAGGTTGATGCCGTGTACTTCTTTTAAAGCAGCCAAGGCATGGGACAATTTTTCCTGTGGATAGCTCTGCGACTGCTGTTCATAAAAGGCGTGGATATCTTTCCAGCTTTTAACACGGCCGGTGTGGATCTGTTTGATGAGTTTATCGAGGGCAGCACGTTCGATCAGCTGGCCACCTGCATTTATCCAGGGAGCAACCTGGGGTTTTGCAGGTAAAGAATCTGTTAACTGATCGAGTGATCTGATATTATTACGATGGGTGTGATCCAACAGTTGCTGTACTGCATAATAAGCCACGAGCTCTCTGAAAATACGGTAAGCTGCGGGCACTTTAATGAGTACTACGGGACGGGTACTATTTTCAAAACCTTCGGCCAGTATTTCCAGCTCACGTACTACAGGATCATTATTATCGAGCAGTTTTTTGCCGATGGCAGTAATGTCTTCTTTCGTTAATTTTTTGTGGTTGCCTTCTCTTGTAAGCCATGCTTTGCCAGTGTATAGTTGCAAGAGGGAAAGTGCCTGTATGATCTCATTTACAGAGTCAGGAGCCAGGAAGTTGAATTCTATGTGCTGCGTTTTATCGATCCTTTTATCGCGGTCCACATACTTCCAGGAATTGCGGGCGAGTGCGTACATATTGTACAGGAACCAGTAAGCAGGCATTACCACAAGGCGATTGTTGGTAACATCATTACTTACGAGGGAAAATGGCAAGGGGATATCGAGCTCCACGGGAAAGTCGCCTTTGGCCAGGATGGTAAAAGTGGCAAACCGTGAATTGTGTTTGATGCTAACGCAGAGGCCGGGCCAGAATCCACGCCCTGCTATCAATTCGCCATCGGGGCTGCGGGAATTGTGGTTGGAGCCAATGGTGGCTCCTGCGGCCATATTGCTTTGGCCCTGTACGAGGGCAGCGCAAAGGAAAGAGTTGTTGTGGTGTTGTTCATGTGCCGGATAGATCAGGGAATTGAGCACTTCGCAACAGGATATGGTGGAGTTGTCGCCTAAATAGGAATTGATCAACCGGGCGCCATACTTCAACTGGGAGTGGGAAGCCAGGAAGAAGCGGACTGCTTTAACGCCGTAGAACAGGCGGCAGCCATAACCAATGATACCATTTACCAGTTCGCACCCCTCTCCTACCTGGGTGGGAGCTTCGGCGGAAGAATTGATGGTCACATTCTTGATCTTGTTGGCACCCTTGATGTAGGCATCAGAACCAACATTCACATCTTTCACGATGCGGCAATTTTTAATGACGGTGCGATCGCCAATGGAACCGTAATAACCGCGGCGGGTATCAAATCTTTGCTGGGTAAACAGTTTTAGTTTATCCTGCAGCAGGGTATCATCGCGGAACTGGGTCCATAACCAGGCATCGCCGGGCAACATGCCATCGAAAGGAATGATGCGGCGGCCTCCGTTCTCATTGCACACTTCCATCCAGATGCGTATATTTTCTTCCTCGCCCTCTTTAAGGATACCATTACCAAACTTGGCATGGTCGGTGGCATCAATTTCATTGACATTGACCAGGATGACCTCACTGCCGGTAATATAGTGTGATATGAAGTTGACATTATCTACGACCACATTGTCACCAAAGTCGCAACTGATAATGGTACTGTTGTAGAGGCCAACCGGCCGGCGCAGGTTATGAAACTCCAGGTAATAGGGTTCCAGTTTGCCTATGCGCACGAGGCCAAAGAACTTACAATTCTGCACCAACTCAGGATTGAAGGCATTGGATACGAGGATATGGTTCCAGTTGTCAGAGGTATTGCGGTTGCGGACCAGCACTTCAATTTCGTAGGCGGTGAGCTGCCGGTAATGAATACCGTTCTCATTTTGCTGGTTGCGCAGGTAATATTCATCTTTTCCTTTGGGAATGTATTCCGCAGGAATAAAGTGATACCCTAAAGTATGTAAAGGGCTTTTCTTAATAACATTCATAGCTGATCTTGTTACTGGTTAAGCTGCAAGCTACGAGCTGCGAGCCATGAGCTGCGAGCAGTTATTCTACTGTTACACTCTTTGCCAGGTTTCTCGGTTTATCAACATCCAGTCCTTTGGCTACACCAATATAATAGGCCAGGAGTTGCAATGGAATGACGCTGAGCAGGGGGGCCATGAGTTCGTCGGCTGCAGGTACAACAATGACATCATCGGCCATTTTGCTGATGATCTCATCGCCTTCGGTAATGACGGCAATGACCTTGCCTTTGCGGGCCTTGATCTCCTGGATATTGCTCACGATCTTTTCGTGGTAGGAATCTTTGGTGGCTACAAAAACAACGGGCAGGGTTTCATCTACCAGGGCGATGGGGCCGTGCTTCATTTCAGCAGCGGGATAGCCTTCGGCGTGTATATAGGAGATCTCTTTTAATTTGAGGGCGCCTTCAAGGGCGATGGGGAAATTGTATCCACGACCCAGGTACAGGAAGTCTTTGGCGTCTTTGTATTTTTCGGCCAGTTTACGGATGGCTTCGCTGTCTTTCAGGGCAGCGGGCACTTTCTCGGGGATTTCCTGCAGCTCATTGAGCAAATGCATAAACCGTTTGTTATCTATGCTGCCTTTTTCATGGGCAATTTTGAGGGCTATCATGGTGAGCACGACCACCTGGGCTGTGAAAGCTTTGGTGCTGGCCACGCCAATCTCCGGGCCTGCATGGGTATAGGCGCCTGCGTGGGAGATACGGGCAATGGATGAGCCGACCACATTGACCACCCCAAAAATGGTGGCGCCCTGTTCTTTGGCTTTTTCAATAGCCACCAGGGTATCTGCGGTCTCTCCGCTTTGTGATACGGCAATGATGACATCGCCTTTATGAATAACAGGGTTGCGGTAACGGAATTCGGAGGCATATTCGACCTCCACGGGAATGCGGCAGAGTTCTTCTATTACGTATTCTGCTACCAGCCCGGCATGCCAGCTGGTGCCGCAGGCCACAATGATAATGCGGGAAGCATTTTTAAGCTGTTCAATATTGTTCTGAACACCTGCCATGGTGATGGTTCCGGCAGCAGCATCGAGGCGACCACGAAGGCAATCGAAAATGGTGTGCGGCTGTTCAAATATTTCTTTGAGCATGAAATGGTCGTAACCGCTTTTTTCAATAGCGGCGAGTTCCATATCGAGCTTTGTGATGAAAGGAGTTACCTTTTCATTTCCCAGGTTTTTGAGGATGAGCTCATCGGGACGGATGATCGCCAGCTCATAGTCATTAATGTACACTACTTCTTTGGTATACTCAATAATGGGAGAAGCATCGGAGGCCAGGAAATGCTCTCCCTTGCCAATGCCGATCACCAGGGGGCTTCCTTTGCGGGCTGCAATCAATGTATCGGGATTGTCCTGATCGATCAATACGATCACATAGGCGCCTGTAACGCGTTTCAGGGCGATGCGTACGGCTTCTTCCAGTCCGCAGTCGTTGTTAAGCTGAATGTCCTCAATAAACTTGAGAAGGACTTCGGTATCTGTATCGCTGGAAAAGGTGTACCCCTTTTTCTGGAGTTCGCCTTTCAGTTGTGTATAGTTTTCGATAATGCCATTGTGGATCATGGCCAGTTTTCCGTTGGCAGAGATATGTGGGTGCGCGTTGCGGTCGCTGGGTTCACCATGGGTAGCCCATCGTGTGTGACCAATGCCGGC encodes:
- the glmS gene encoding glutamine--fructose-6-phosphate transaminase (isomerizing); protein product: MCGIVAYIGPKEAYPVILKGLKRLEYRGYDSSGVALLNSGLKVYKKKGKVAELEESLVGKDLHANAGIGHTRWATHGEPSDRNAHPHISANGKLAMIHNGIIENYTQLKGELQKKGYTFSSDTDTEVLLKFIEDIQLNNDCGLEEAVRIALKRVTGAYVIVLIDQDNPDTLIAARKGSPLVIGIGKGEHFLASDASPIIEYTKEVVYINDYELAIIRPDELILKNLGNEKVTPFITKLDMELAAIEKSGYDHFMLKEIFEQPHTIFDCLRGRLDAAAGTITMAGVQNNIEQLKNASRIIIVACGTSWHAGLVAEYVIEELCRIPVEVEYASEFRYRNPVIHKGDVIIAVSQSGETADTLVAIEKAKEQGATIFGVVNVVGSSIARISHAGAYTHAGPEIGVASTKAFTAQVVVLTMIALKIAHEKGSIDNKRFMHLLNELQEIPEKVPAALKDSEAIRKLAEKYKDAKDFLYLGRGYNFPIALEGALKLKEISYIHAEGYPAAEMKHGPIALVDETLPVVFVATKDSYHEKIVSNIQEIKARKGKVIAVITEGDEIISKMADDVIVVPAADELMAPLLSVIPLQLLAYYIGVAKGLDVDKPRNLAKSVTVE